A single genomic interval of Terriglobales bacterium harbors:
- the xth gene encoding exodeoxyribonuclease III: MNSTGVRLFAHSARSERRRFGYLTCALGYESVAVTQKAYNGVAILSRDPMKTIAKALVGDDSDSHARFLEVIIRDIWIVNVYAPNGNPVGSERFAYKLSWMDRLTQQMIRWKQDGVPTLIGGDFNVIPEDIDCHKPSSWAHDALFQPEPRACYRAMLDIGYTDAFRSLHVGETGHFTFWDYFRQAFQNNRGIRIDHFLLSPALADRLEGCEIDKEPRGQEKPSDHTPIIVTLSELT, encoded by the coding sequence ATGAACTCAACCGGTGTGCGGCTTTTTGCCCATTCGGCGAGAAGCGAGCGAAGAAGGTTCGGATACCTGACGTGTGCGCTCGGCTACGAGAGCGTAGCCGTGACGCAGAAAGCATACAACGGTGTTGCGATCCTCTCGCGCGATCCGATGAAGACGATTGCTAAGGCTCTCGTCGGAGACGACTCCGACAGTCATGCCCGGTTCTTGGAGGTGATCATCAGGGACATTTGGATCGTCAACGTCTATGCTCCGAATGGCAATCCGGTAGGAAGTGAAAGGTTTGCGTACAAGTTGTCTTGGATGGATCGGCTGACTCAGCAAATGATTCGATGGAAACAGGACGGTGTGCCGACGCTAATAGGCGGTGATTTCAATGTGATTCCTGAGGACATCGACTGCCACAAGCCGTCTTCATGGGCGCACGATGCTTTATTCCAGCCGGAGCCGCGTGCCTGCTATCGTGCCATGTTGGACATCGGATATACGGATGCGTTCCGCTCGTTGCACGTGGGCGAAACAGGACATTTCACATTTTGGGATTACTTCCGGCAGGCGTTCCAAAACAATCGAGGCATAAGGATCGACCATTTCTTATTATCTCCAGCGCTGGCAGATCGTCTGGAAGGCTGCGAAATCGACAAGGAACCTCGCGGACAGGAAAAGCCTTCCGACCACACTCCTATAATCGTCACCCTATCTGAACTGACATAA